Proteins encoded within one genomic window of Flavobacterium gilvum:
- a CDS encoding AsmA-like C-terminal region-containing protein: protein MLKKILKITGIALVLMAASLFAIPYFFKDQIKAKISEAINKKVDAKVSFADADLSLFKNFPKATVTLDKLLIINKAPFEGDTLVSLGELNLNMSVKELFKGDNEPMAIEGISSKDGFINIIFNKDGIGNYDIALKEEKNQEESKSKPMAFKIQKYQIENFKFKYFDEKSQMKLVIDSLNHEGTGDFNASKLDLDTKSTAKVSFDMGKINYMKNVALSLDAVLGIDLEKSKYTFKENKALINQLPLEFDGFIQLADAGQTYDLKFKTPTSSFKNFLGVIPAAYSSSLDGVKTTGDFTVNGFAKGMLTDTTIPKFNVEIASNNASFQYPNLPKSVQNIVIDTKIINETGVMNDTYVNLDKLSFKIDQDVFNAKANIKNISTNALVDAALKGTINLANLSKAYPIKLSKPLTGILKADVTTKFDMASVEKSQYQNINNAGTIGLTGFNYDDGNGQNMIISNALVQFNPSQVQLKQFNAKTGKSDLSVTGVLENFYGFMFRKQELKGNFNLSSNQLAVDDFMTTSTAPAAAGKGEATTPSSKAKKAEPLKIPSFLNCTLTAKANTVLYDNLTLKDVSGKMIIKDEKATLENVKTSIFGGTIGASGSVSTKTKTPVFDMNLILNQVDIQQSCTQLDMLKKIAPIAGAISGKINTNIKLNGNLDAVEMTPDLNSISGDLIGQLLSSTISPSGSTMIKALSSNLKFIDLNKINLNDIKAALTFENGKVNVKPFNIKYKDIEAVVGGSHGFDQSMNYNIKFNVPAKYLGKEANAYIAKMSPADAAKFENIPVTALMSGTFSNPKVSSDMKTVMTNLTMELAKQQSDKLLKKGTSELDKLISKNQKPGTDTTKTNAQKADITKKAGDLLNGLFKKKPAEPATTTP, encoded by the coding sequence ATGTTAAAGAAAATTTTAAAAATAACCGGAATTGCATTGGTCTTAATGGCAGCTTCATTATTTGCCATTCCCTATTTCTTTAAAGATCAAATAAAAGCCAAAATATCAGAGGCAATCAACAAAAAAGTAGATGCCAAAGTATCTTTTGCCGACGCAGATTTAAGTTTATTCAAAAACTTTCCAAAAGCAACAGTTACATTAGACAAGTTGCTCATAATCAACAAAGCTCCTTTTGAAGGAGACACATTGGTTTCATTGGGAGAATTGAATTTGAATATGTCTGTCAAAGAATTATTCAAAGGCGATAATGAACCGATGGCAATTGAAGGAATTTCATCAAAAGATGGTTTCATTAATATAATATTCAACAAAGATGGAATTGGAAATTATGATATTGCTTTAAAAGAAGAAAAAAACCAAGAGGAAAGCAAAAGCAAACCTATGGCTTTTAAAATACAGAAATATCAAATTGAGAATTTCAAATTCAAATATTTTGATGAGAAATCACAAATGAAATTAGTGATTGACAGCCTGAACCACGAAGGAACAGGTGATTTCAACGCTTCAAAATTGGATTTAGACACAAAATCCACCGCAAAAGTATCATTTGACATGGGCAAAATCAATTATATGAAGAATGTCGCCCTTTCATTGGATGCAGTACTTGGAATTGATTTGGAGAAAAGTAAATACACTTTTAAAGAAAACAAAGCTTTAATCAACCAATTACCGTTGGAATTTGACGGATTCATACAATTGGCTGATGCCGGACAAACATATGACCTGAAATTCAAAACCCCAACCTCATCGTTCAAGAACTTTTTAGGAGTGATTCCTGCAGCTTACTCATCGAGTTTGGACGGCGTAAAAACGACAGGAGATTTTACGGTTAATGGTTTTGCCAAAGGTATGCTTACGGACACCACAATACCAAAATTCAATGTTGAAATTGCTTCCAACAACGCTTCTTTCCAATATCCTAACTTACCGAAATCGGTTCAAAATATTGTCATAGACACCAAAATCATAAACGAGACCGGAGTGATGAATGATACTTATGTCAATCTTGACAAACTTTCGTTCAAAATAGATCAGGATGTTTTTAATGCCAAAGCCAACATAAAAAACATCAGCACCAATGCATTGGTTGACGCCGCTTTGAAAGGAACTATCAATCTGGCAAACCTTTCCAAAGCCTACCCCATCAAACTTAGCAAGCCTCTGACCGGAATCTTGAAAGCAGATGTAACGACCAAATTCGACATGGCTTCGGTAGAAAAAAGCCAATACCAAAACATTAACAATGCGGGAACAATTGGTTTAACTGGATTTAATTATGATGACGGAAACGGCCAAAACATGATTATCAGTAACGCCTTGGTACAATTCAACCCAAGTCAGGTACAACTCAAGCAGTTTAATGCCAAAACCGGTAAAAGTGACCTTAGCGTAACGGGGGTTTTGGAGAATTTTTATGGCTTTATGTTTAGAAAGCAAGAGCTGAAAGGAAATTTCAATTTGAGTTCTAATCAATTGGCTGTGGATGATTTTATGACAACAAGCACTGCTCCGGCGGCTGCAGGCAAAGGCGAAGCCACAACTCCTTCATCAAAAGCAAAAAAAGCCGAACCCCTGAAAATTCCATCTTTCCTAAATTGTACGCTTACCGCAAAAGCCAATACTGTTCTGTATGACAACCTAACACTCAAAGATGTTTCGGGTAAAATGATAATTAAAGACGAAAAAGCGACTTTAGAAAATGTAAAAACATCCATTTTTGGCGGAACAATTGGCGCAAGCGGATCAGTTTCGACAAAAACAAAAACTCCGGTTTTTGACATGAATCTAATCTTAAATCAAGTTGACATCCAACAAAGCTGCACGCAACTGGATATGCTAAAAAAAATAGCCCCAATTGCAGGAGCAATAAGCGGAAAAATCAATACCAACATAAAATTAAACGGAAATCTGGATGCTGTTGAAATGACACCAGACTTAAACAGTATTTCGGGTGATTTGATTGGGCAATTGCTTTCATCTACAATAAGTCCTAGTGGTTCTACAATGATAAAAGCGTTGAGTTCCAATTTAAAATTCATTGACCTGAATAAAATAAACCTTAACGATATCAAAGCGGCTCTTACTTTTGAAAATGGAAAAGTAAACGTAAAACCGTTTAACATTAAATACAAAGACATTGAAGCAGTTGTTGGCGGTTCTCACGGTTTTGACCAAAGCATGAACTACAACATCAAATTCAATGTTCCTGCCAAATACCTAGGAAAAGAAGCCAATGCTTATATTGCCAAAATGTCTCCGGCAGATGCAGCCAAATTCGAAAACATTCCTGTGACGGCTTTAATGTCGGGAACATTCAGCAATCCTAAAGTGTCCTCGGATATGAAAACCGTAATGACCAACTTGACAATGGAACTTGCCAAACAACAATCGGATAAATTGCTTAAAAAAGGAACTTCGGAATTGGATAAACTAATCAGTAAAAACCAAAAACCGGGTACTGACACTACAAAGACAAATGCCCAAAAAGCAGACATTACCAAAAAAGCCGGTGATTTACTGAATGGTTTGTTTAAAAAGAAACCTGCAGAACCAGCAACAACGACACCGTAA
- the sppA gene encoding signal peptide peptidase SppA: MRFLGNVLATIIGIFIFVMLFFFGIVLIGTIFGEETEGVEVKSNSVIELNLEDISNDYAGKYKDPWMDVFSEKKGVGLTDIINAIAAAKTDSDIKGISILNQDSSLGLAQSKELREALNDFKKSGKFVMAYANNYTQRDYYLNSVANTIYLNPAGDFDFEGLSTEIMFFKDLQEKSGIKMEVIRHGKYKSAVEPFLENKMSDANREQTTALLNSVWSSFLSDISESRHIPTTRLNEIATGLLARTPEMAKANKLIDVVAYEDVYHDAIIKALKVSGNEDYNKVSIIDYTKKTTTTSEISSSDNQIAVIYAQGEIQGGEGDVDVIGEGSMRRSFQEARKNKDIKAVVLRVDSPGGSALTSELIWREIELTKKVKPVVVSMGNYAASGGYYISCNANTIFAEKNTITGSIGVFGILPNFNQLSTKIGINTEQVMTNENAKYSPFVPLNEKFKAVTLEGVERVYKTFVSHVAEGRKMTFAQIDSIAQGRVWTGIEAKRIGLVDKIGNLNDALNEAASLAKIKEYSTQNYPIYEKDFSKLFENFPFAKSKEELIKGEIGPENYFILQQIKKMKMQKGIQARMPFEISIY; this comes from the coding sequence ATGAGATTTTTAGGGAATGTATTAGCAACCATTATTGGAATTTTTATTTTCGTTATGTTGTTTTTCTTTGGAATAGTCCTTATAGGAACAATATTTGGCGAAGAAACGGAAGGCGTCGAAGTAAAAAGTAATTCGGTCATAGAATTAAATCTGGAAGATATTTCCAATGATTATGCCGGAAAATATAAAGATCCGTGGATGGATGTTTTCTCGGAGAAAAAAGGCGTTGGACTTACCGATATCATTAATGCAATTGCTGCCGCAAAAACAGATAGCGACATTAAAGGAATATCAATTCTAAATCAGGATTCTTCATTGGGATTGGCACAAAGCAAAGAACTGAGAGAAGCCTTGAATGACTTCAAAAAATCAGGCAAATTTGTTATGGCTTACGCCAATAATTATACCCAAAGAGATTATTATCTAAACTCTGTTGCCAACACAATTTATTTGAACCCGGCCGGTGATTTTGATTTCGAAGGTTTATCCACCGAAATAATGTTCTTCAAGGATTTACAAGAAAAATCCGGAATCAAAATGGAAGTTATTCGTCACGGAAAATACAAAAGTGCCGTTGAGCCTTTCCTTGAAAACAAAATGAGTGACGCCAACAGAGAACAAACTACAGCCTTATTAAACTCTGTGTGGAGTTCATTCCTTAGCGACATTTCGGAAAGCCGACATATACCTACAACCCGACTTAATGAAATTGCGACCGGTTTATTGGCCCGTACTCCAGAAATGGCCAAAGCAAACAAACTCATAGACGTAGTCGCTTATGAAGACGTTTACCATGATGCTATTATAAAGGCGTTGAAAGTATCAGGTAATGAAGATTACAACAAAGTTTCGATTATTGATTATACCAAAAAAACGACCACAACATCTGAAATTTCAAGCTCCGACAATCAAATTGCCGTAATTTATGCGCAAGGCGAAATTCAAGGAGGAGAAGGTGATGTTGATGTAATTGGCGAAGGTTCAATGCGTCGTTCTTTTCAGGAAGCGAGAAAAAACAAAGACATAAAAGCGGTGGTACTTCGCGTGGACAGTCCCGGAGGTAGTGCCTTGACATCTGAACTTATCTGGAGAGAAATAGAGCTGACCAAAAAAGTCAAACCGGTTGTGGTTTCTATGGGAAATTATGCAGCTTCCGGAGGTTATTATATTTCCTGTAATGCTAATACTATTTTTGCCGAAAAAAATACGATAACCGGGTCAATTGGTGTTTTTGGAATCTTGCCTAACTTCAACCAATTGAGCACCAAAATTGGAATCAATACAGAACAGGTTATGACCAATGAAAATGCAAAATACAGTCCATTTGTTCCATTAAATGAAAAATTCAAAGCGGTAACTCTAGAAGGCGTTGAAAGAGTTTACAAAACATTTGTAAGCCATGTAGCCGAAGGACGTAAAATGACTTTTGCCCAAATAGATTCTATCGCTCAAGGAAGAGTTTGGACAGGTATTGAAGCAAAAAGAATTGGTTTGGTAGATAAAATTGGGAATCTGAATGACGCATTGAATGAAGCTGCTTCCTTGGCAAAAATCAAGGAATATTCCACACAAAACTATCCGATTTACGAAAAAGATTTCAGTAAACTTTTTGAAAATTTCCCTTTCGCCAAATCAAAAGAGGAATTAATCAAAGGAGAAATAGGCCCTGAGAATTATTTTATTTTGCAGCAAATTAAAAAAATGAAAATGCAAAAGGGAATACAAGCCCGAATGCCATTTGAAATTTCAATCTATTAA
- the folK gene encoding 2-amino-4-hydroxy-6-hydroxymethyldihydropteridine diphosphokinase, with the protein MELQHKVILSLGSNEGNRLENIELCLELIHREIGTVIKVSQLYETPSWGFVSEAFYNCALLLHTTNSAQKVLELVLKVEKKLGRIRNENQGYQSRIIDIDVIAFDEEVLDFDHLQVPHPLMQERKFVLLPMQDLELDWVHPILKKTISELLQITPDSSICRVVQKLKCPLDKTILNQYNYIAIEGNIGAGKSTLTLKMAEDFNAKTVLERFADNPFLPKFYGDQNRYAFSLEMSFLADRYQQLSDDLSQFDLFKDFVIADYHIFKSLLFSKITLEEDEFRLYRTLFDIIYKEMPKPDLYIYLYQNTNRLLQNIKTRGRSYEQDITAEYLDKISKGYLEYIKTQTDLNVLIIDVSDRDFVNNQEDYLFILDKIQGKGGL; encoded by the coding sequence ATGGAATTACAGCACAAAGTTATTTTATCTCTAGGAAGCAACGAGGGCAATCGATTGGAAAACATCGAATTATGTCTGGAATTGATTCATAGGGAAATTGGAACTGTTATAAAGGTTTCTCAATTATATGAAACGCCTTCCTGGGGTTTTGTGAGTGAGGCTTTTTATAACTGTGCTTTGCTTTTGCATACGACGAACTCTGCTCAAAAAGTGCTGGAACTGGTTTTGAAAGTTGAAAAGAAGCTGGGGCGTATTCGTAATGAGAATCAGGGCTATCAATCCCGTATTATAGATATTGATGTGATCGCTTTTGATGAAGAAGTTCTCGATTTTGATCACCTGCAAGTTCCGCATCCGTTGATGCAAGAACGAAAGTTTGTTTTGTTGCCAATGCAGGATTTGGAGTTAGATTGGGTTCATCCGATTCTCAAGAAAACAATATCAGAATTACTTCAGATTACTCCCGATTCAAGTATTTGTAGAGTAGTTCAGAAATTGAAGTGTCCTTTGGATAAAACTATTTTAAATCAGTACAATTACATTGCAATTGAAGGGAATATTGGCGCCGGAAAATCGACTTTGACTTTAAAAATGGCCGAGGATTTTAATGCAAAAACCGTTTTGGAGCGTTTTGCTGATAATCCATTTTTACCAAAATTTTATGGAGATCAAAATCGTTATGCTTTTTCTCTAGAAATGTCATTTCTGGCAGACAGATATCAGCAATTATCTGATGATTTGTCTCAATTTGACCTGTTTAAAGATTTTGTAATAGCCGATTACCATATTTTTAAATCATTGTTGTTTTCCAAAATCACGCTGGAAGAGGACGAGTTTCGACTTTATAGAACATTATTTGATATTATTTATAAAGAAATGCCAAAGCCTGATTTGTATATTTATCTTTATCAGAATACAAATCGACTGCTGCAAAATATAAAAACACGTGGCAGAAGCTACGAGCAAGATATCACCGCAGAATATTTGGATAAAATAAGTAAAGGTTATTTGGAATATATTAAAACCCAAACCGATTTGAATGTTTTAATAATCGATGTTTCCGATCGGGATTTTGTAAATAACCAGGAAGATTATCTTTTTATTCTAGATAAAATTCAAGGAAAAGGAGGTCTGTAA
- a CDS encoding Ig-like domain-containing protein encodes MKIKIPNSIILLFVFSIYNFGYANSIGNPPKKGFTGTLPKNKSVQPIDNIAPTLIAQGNQAYCPLSSANIVTSISITDPDDTTTDAIYIQISSGYVYGEDLLTLNNSSSHPTIATNWSPNEGKLSLISATGYPVTYTDFENAIKDVQFSSSSPNPSGVRNFSISIGQANYLPRNGHYYEYVPYLGITWTDARAAADSRTYYGLKGYLATITAADEAQLAGKQAPGAGWIGGSDAESEGVWKWITGPEAGTVFWNGGPNGSTPNFAFWNRGEPNQSGDEDYAHITAPGVGIPGSWNDLPNSGGSGSYEPKGYVVEYGGTPGDPILHLSASTTLTVAAISSTTPASRCDAGTVTLKATATIGTIKWYNSLTGGILMGTGPSFTYPNIATTTNYYVETTTANCSSKRTAVEAKIITTPTITSTNSPVTNCGPSTFTLQATPSVGTINWYSQIGGTSIENGSSYTTPTVNTNTTYYAEAINNGCTNNTKVPVQLIVYPLPVVSDQTLEKCISSTITLNADVPNMKYLWNTSETTQTITVPTAGIYTVDVTSLAPQNCTNKKTITVIESLIPEIKNIVVDQTTVNIELVKSQDYFEFSIDGVNYQESNMFTDAPSGLQTAYVRDRNNCSSDSWTFIVIIVPKFFTPNNDGFNDVWEVKGLADYPLGEVTIFDRYGKLITQLNSYNRSWDGTLNKKTLLATDYWYVLKLDPNSPEVKGHFSLKR; translated from the coding sequence ATGAAAATTAAAATCCCCAACAGCATAATTTTACTTTTTGTATTTTCAATTTATAATTTTGGTTATGCAAATTCCATTGGCAATCCACCAAAAAAAGGTTTTACAGGTACATTACCAAAAAACAAATCTGTACAGCCAATTGACAATATTGCCCCAACACTCATTGCTCAAGGCAATCAAGCCTATTGCCCATTAAGCAGCGCCAACATAGTAACTTCAATAAGCATCACTGATCCCGACGATACTACCACTGATGCAATTTATATCCAAATTTCATCAGGCTATGTTTACGGAGAAGATTTATTGACACTAAACAATTCTTCATCACATCCTACAATTGCAACCAATTGGAGTCCAAACGAAGGAAAACTATCATTAATAAGCGCAACAGGATATCCTGTAACCTATACTGATTTTGAAAATGCCATAAAAGATGTCCAATTTAGTAGTTCATCCCCCAACCCTTCGGGTGTTCGAAATTTTTCAATCAGTATCGGACAGGCCAATTATCTACCCAGAAATGGACATTATTATGAATATGTCCCATACCTAGGTATTACATGGACTGATGCCAGAGCTGCGGCAGACAGTAGAACTTATTATGGACTCAAAGGATATCTGGCAACAATCACGGCTGCAGACGAAGCACAATTAGCAGGAAAACAAGCTCCTGGAGCGGGCTGGATTGGTGGTTCAGATGCAGAATCCGAAGGTGTCTGGAAATGGATAACTGGCCCCGAGGCTGGTACCGTTTTCTGGAATGGAGGACCTAATGGCTCAACACCTAATTTCGCCTTTTGGAACAGGGGTGAGCCCAATCAGTCAGGAGATGAAGATTATGCCCATATCACGGCACCTGGGGTTGGAATACCCGGCTCTTGGAATGATTTGCCAAACTCAGGAGGTTCAGGTAGTTACGAACCAAAAGGATATGTTGTGGAATATGGAGGAACGCCAGGAGACCCTATTTTACATCTTTCAGCAAGCACCACACTGACTGTTGCTGCCATAAGCAGTACAACTCCCGCATCCAGGTGCGATGCAGGAACCGTTACACTCAAGGCCACAGCAACCATAGGAACAATCAAATGGTACAACTCCTTAACAGGAGGCATCCTTATGGGAACGGGGCCGAGTTTTACTTATCCAAATATTGCCACTACCACCAACTATTATGTTGAAACTACAACTGCAAACTGCAGCAGCAAAAGAACTGCTGTTGAGGCTAAAATAATTACTACACCAACAATCACAAGTACAAACTCACCAGTTACCAATTGTGGACCAAGCACTTTTACTTTACAAGCAACACCAAGTGTTGGGACAATAAACTGGTATTCACAAATTGGAGGAACCTCTATTGAAAACGGCTCATCTTACACAACGCCAACTGTCAATACAAATACGACTTATTATGCCGAAGCCATAAACAACGGCTGCACCAACAACACAAAAGTCCCTGTACAACTGATTGTTTACCCGTTACCGGTCGTTTCCGATCAAACGCTAGAAAAATGTATTTCCAGTACAATTACTTTAAACGCTGATGTACCAAATATGAAATACCTCTGGAATACAAGCGAAACTACGCAAACAATCACTGTTCCAACTGCAGGGATTTATACTGTCGATGTAACGAGTCTAGCTCCGCAAAACTGCACCAACAAAAAAACAATAACTGTAATTGAAAGCCTCATCCCAGAAATAAAAAACATTGTCGTTGACCAAACAACAGTCAATATTGAACTGGTAAAGAGTCAAGATTATTTTGAATTCTCTATTGACGGCGTCAATTACCAAGAATCCAATATGTTTACTGATGCTCCTAGCGGATTACAAACCGCTTATGTACGTGACCGAAACAATTGCAGTTCAGACAGCTGGACTTTTATTGTTATTATTGTTCCAAAATTCTTTACGCCAAACAATGACGGATTCAATGATGTCTGGGAAGTAAAAGGACTGGCTGATTACCCCTTGGGAGAAGTAACTATTTTTGATCGTTATGGAAAATTAATCACCCAACTCAATAGTTACAATAGAAGCTGGGACGGAACTTTGAACAAAAAAACTTTACTAGCGACCGATTATTGGTATGTATTAAAATTAGACCCGAACAGCCCTGAAGTAAAAGGCCATTTTTCATTAAAAAGATAG
- a CDS encoding RNA methyltransferase, with the protein MRKLENSELERKSIEDFKKSEKTPLILVLDDIRSLHNIGSVFRTADAFLIEKIILCGITATPPNKEIHKTALGATETVTWEHHESVLEVITNLKKEDIVTLAIEQVENAFFLQDFKVDKNQKYALIFGNEVYGVTQEAVALCDGCIEIPQLGTKHSLNISVSAGIVVWDLFKQFNF; encoded by the coding sequence ATGAGAAAACTTGAAAACAGCGAACTGGAAAGAAAATCAATTGAAGATTTTAAAAAATCCGAAAAAACACCTTTGATTTTAGTTCTGGACGACATTCGCAGTTTACACAATATCGGTTCGGTTTTTAGAACTGCTGATGCCTTTTTAATCGAAAAAATAATCCTTTGCGGCATCACAGCCACTCCTCCAAACAAAGAAATACACAAAACCGCTCTCGGTGCCACCGAAACGGTAACTTGGGAACATCACGAAAGTGTACTTGAAGTCATCACGAATTTAAAAAAAGAAGACATCGTCACTCTTGCTATCGAGCAAGTTGAAAACGCTTTTTTTCTTCAGGATTTCAAAGTTGACAAAAACCAAAAATACGCTTTAATCTTCGGAAATGAAGTTTATGGAGTAACTCAGGAGGCAGTCGCTTTATGTGATGGCTGTATCGAAATTCCGCAATTAGGAACCAAACATTCTTTAAATATTTCGGTCAGTGCCGGTATTGTTGTTTGGGATTTGTTTAAGCAATTCAACTTTTAA
- a CDS encoding DUF1573 domain-containing protein: protein MKKILLLAMLTILGTTISNAQETSKKAKKTAKTTTAAPALPKVEGAGMVFENETIDYGTIAHNSEPNRQFVFTNNGNKPLIITNTQGSCGCTVPTTPKEPIAPGAKGIIGVRYATDRVGPFTKTVTVTSNAEGQPTKTLTIKGNVLPDAAPAATKS from the coding sequence ATGAAAAAAATACTTTTGTTAGCAATGCTAACCATTTTAGGAACAACTATTTCTAACGCTCAAGAGACTTCAAAAAAAGCTAAAAAGACAGCAAAAACAACTACTGCCGCTCCAGCATTACCAAAAGTTGAGGGTGCAGGAATGGTTTTTGAAAATGAAACAATTGATTACGGAACAATTGCTCACAATTCTGAGCCAAACCGTCAATTTGTTTTTACAAACAATGGTAACAAACCATTAATCATTACAAACACTCAAGGATCTTGCGGATGTACTGTTCCAACTACACCAAAAGAGCCAATTGCTCCAGGAGCAAAAGGCATTATCGGAGTGAGATATGCTACTGACAGAGTAGGACCTTTTACAAAAACTGTAACTGTAACTTCAAACGCTGAAGGGCAACCAACAAAAACACTTACCATAAAAGGAAATGTTTTACCCGACGCTGCACCAGCTGCAACAAAAAGCTAA